A genomic segment from bacterium encodes:
- the guaB gene encoding IMP dehydrogenase encodes MAKIIEKPALTFDDVLLVPALSQVLPKDVSLATTIAKGITLNIPLISAAMDTVTESKLAIAIAREGGIGVIHKNLTAERQALEVDKVKRSESGMISDPYTLRPDQTVADALRVMRHYSISGVPITEPDGRLVGILTNRDLRFLKDHGVKIAEVMTKEEKLVTVTEGVDFVTTGHHENDKRKLNELAIAKLQQHKIEKLLIRDKDGRLRGMITVKDISKEEQFPLACKDQRGRLRVAAAVGVSERELKERAERLIAAGVDLLVVDSSHGHSKGVLDAVTYLKKAYSSVPLMAGNVATASGAKALIDAGADSVKVGIGPGSICTTRVVTGAGMPQVTAVMNAVEAADKSGIPAIADGGIRYSGDITKALASGAAAVMVGSLLAGVEESPGETVLFEGRSFKVYRGMGSLGAMQQGSKDRYFQEHEDEASKLVPEGIEGRVPYKGKLTDLVFQLVGGLRAGMGLAGAGSLKDLREKAQMVVVTSAGVAESHPHSVTISKESPNYSGASKWLPLVLNVVCL; translated from the coding sequence ATGGCGAAAATCATCGAAAAACCAGCGTTGACCTTTGACGATGTACTACTGGTACCGGCGTTATCCCAGGTTTTGCCCAAGGATGTCAGTCTGGCCACCACTATCGCCAAAGGGATCACCCTGAATATCCCGTTGATCTCGGCGGCGATGGATACGGTCACGGAATCGAAGTTGGCGATCGCGATCGCACGCGAGGGGGGGATCGGCGTGATCCATAAGAACCTTACCGCCGAGCGCCAGGCGCTCGAGGTCGATAAGGTGAAGCGCTCAGAGTCAGGCATGATTTCCGATCCATATACACTCCGCCCGGACCAGACGGTCGCCGATGCATTGCGCGTGATGCGCCATTATTCGATCTCCGGCGTGCCGATCACCGAGCCGGACGGACGGTTGGTCGGGATCCTGACGAACCGGGACCTGCGGTTCCTCAAAGACCATGGCGTGAAGATCGCGGAAGTGATGACCAAGGAAGAAAAGCTGGTGACGGTGACCGAAGGGGTTGATTTCGTCACGACCGGCCATCACGAGAATGACAAACGTAAATTGAATGAATTGGCGATAGCGAAACTCCAGCAGCACAAGATCGAGAAGTTGCTGATCCGTGACAAGGACGGCCGCCTTCGCGGCATGATCACGGTAAAGGATATCTCAAAGGAAGAGCAGTTCCCCCTCGCGTGCAAAGACCAGCGCGGCCGCCTTCGGGTAGCAGCGGCGGTCGGGGTATCCGAGCGAGAACTGAAGGAACGTGCAGAGCGGCTGATAGCGGCAGGTGTTGACCTGCTGGTAGTCGACAGTTCGCACGGCCACAGCAAGGGTGTGCTGGATGCAGTCACCTATCTCAAGAAAGCATATTCGTCGGTCCCGCTGATGGCGGGAAATGTCGCGACCGCTTCCGGCGCCAAGGCGCTGATCGATGCCGGCGCAGATAGCGTAAAAGTCGGGATCGGGCCAGGCTCGATCTGTACGACCCGGGTAGTGACCGGGGCCGGGATGCCGCAGGTGACTGCGGTGATGAATGCGGTTGAGGCCGCGGACAAGTCGGGAATTCCGGCGATCGCCGATGGCGGGATTCGCTACTCCGGTGATATCACGAAAGCGCTCGCCAGTGGCGCGGCCGCTGTGATGGTCGGGTCGCTCCTGGCCGGAGTGGAAGAATCACCGGGCGAGACCGTTCTGTTTGAGGGACGGTCATTTAAAGTGTATCGTGGGATGGGCTCACTGGGCGCGATGCAACAGGGGTCGAAAGACCGCTATTTCCAGGAGCATGAGGACGAAGCATCCAAGCTGGTTCCGGAAGGGATCGAAGGGCGCGTCCCATATAAGGGGAAGTTGACCGATCTGGTGTTTCAGTTGGTCGGCGGGCTTCGAGCCGGAATGGGGTTGGCTGGGGCAGGCTCGCTCAAGGATTTGCGCGAGAAAGCGCAGATGGTGGTGGTAACCTCGGCCGGTGTGGCCGAATCCCACCCGCATTCGGTGACGATCAGCAAAGAGTCACCGAACTACTCCGGCGCCAGTAAGTGGTTGCCGCTGGTATTGAATGTTGTTTGTTTGTGA
- a CDS encoding FAD-binding oxidoreductase has translation MPDHEQFVAIVRSEFPEDRLTFQKSIPTFHPESADEAASFFRLLNRHHRKTFITSFGNNIDPVGERFAGMVTVRTDRLNQLIEVAPEDFYIRAGAGYPLREINLHQAERGLFLPHSSLPYVGSVGGAIGVNLSADHHGHDLPIKRYLIMATIVTPLGEIIRPGSVCFKSVSGLDIVKLYAGSWGLLGLVVDATFRVMPVTAASEFVGLRQKGIDREPTISGLKADNDATDAVYSRKIKDRFDPNLVLPVV, from the coding sequence ATGCCAGACCACGAACAATTTGTAGCCATAGTCCGGTCCGAGTTTCCTGAGGACCGGCTGACATTTCAGAAGTCGATCCCGACATTTCATCCCGAATCCGCTGACGAAGCGGCTTCGTTCTTTCGATTGTTGAATCGGCACCATCGGAAGACCTTCATCACCAGTTTCGGCAACAATATCGACCCGGTCGGGGAGCGGTTTGCGGGAATGGTGACGGTCCGGACCGATCGGCTGAATCAACTGATTGAGGTTGCGCCGGAGGACTTTTATATCCGGGCCGGGGCAGGTTATCCGCTTCGCGAGATCAATCTCCATCAGGCCGAACGGGGGCTGTTTCTGCCGCACTCATCGTTACCCTATGTCGGGTCAGTGGGAGGGGCTATCGGGGTAAATCTGAGTGCGGATCATCACGGGCATGACCTTCCGATCAAACGATACCTGATCATGGCGACCATTGTCACCCCCCTGGGGGAGATCATACGTCCAGGGTCAGTCTGTTTTAAATCAGTTTCCGGACTGGATATCGTAAAGCTCTATGCCGGATCCTGGGGATTGTTGGGGTTGGTGGTTGACGCAACCTTCCGAGTCATGCCGGTAACGGCGGCCAGTGAGTTTGTCGGGCTGCGCCAGAAGGGGATCGATCGCGAACCGACCATCAGTGGATTGAAAGCCGACAATGACGCCACGGATGCGGTCTATTCTCGCAAGATCAAGGATAGATTTGACCCGAATCTGGTGCTTCCCGTTGTCTGA